From the genome of Spinacia oleracea cultivar Varoflay chromosome 2, BTI_SOV_V1, whole genome shotgun sequence, one region includes:
- the LOC110799930 gene encoding cation-chloride cotransporter 1-like isoform X1, translating into MKVSTEEDIHPDGSESSSARHADVNGIQRESKLELFGFDSLVNILGLRSMTGEQSHAPSSPRDGEDVSIMLERPKDSDVKLGTMMGVFLPCLQNILGIIYYIRFTWIVGMAGIGGSLFLVSFCCMCTFLTAVSLSAIATNGAMKGGGPYYLIGRALGPEVGVSIGLCFFLGTAVAASLYVLGAVETFLSAVPSAGIFSETITKVNGTTVSPIYQPSVHDLQIYGIVVTIILCFIVFGGVKMINRVAPAFLIPVLFSVFCIFIGIFASRKDKPVEGITGMSLTTFKDNWSSAYQMTNEAGIPDPNGSAYWSFNALVGLFFPAVTGIMAGSNRSASLKDTQHSIPVGTLASQLTTTGLYLISVLIFGAFATREKLLTDRLLTATVAWPFPVIIYVGIILSTLGAALQSLTGAPRLLAAIANDDILPVLNYFKVADGGEPYIATLFTAFICLGCVVIGNLDLISPTITMFYLLCYAGVNLSCFLLDLLDAPSWRPRWKFHHWSLSLIGATICIVIMFLISWSFTIVSLALACLIYKYVCIKGKAGDWGDGFKSAYFQLALRSLRSLGANQVHAKNWYPIPLIFCRPWGKLPENVPCHPKLADFANCVKKKGRGMSIFVSILDGDYLECAEDAKIACQQLSTYIEYKQCEGVAEVVVAPDMSAGFRGIVQTMGLGNLKPNIVVMRYPEIWRRENLIEIPSTFVGIINDCIVANKAVVIVKGLEEWPNVFQRQFGTIDLYWIVRDGGLMLLLSQLLLTKESFENCKIQVFCIAEEETDAEGLKGDVKKFLYDLRMQAEVIVITIKTWDAQADGGSSQDESIEAFTAAQRRVADYMSKMKETAEKEGTPLMADGKPVVVNEQQVEKFLYTTLKLNSTMLRYSRMAAVVLVSLPPPPLHHPSYFYMEYLDLLVENIPRLLIVRGYRKDVVTLFT; encoded by the exons ATGAAAGTGAGCACGGAGGAAGACATCCACCCAGATGGGAGCGAAAGCTCATCAGCTAGACATGCTGATGTAAATGGTATTCAAAGGGAATCGAAATTGGAATTGTTTGGTTTTGATTCTCTTGTCAATATTTTAGGTCTTCGAAG TATGACGGGAGAGCAGAGTCATGCCCCTTCTAGTCctagagatggagaggatgtgTCCATTATGCTTGAGCGGCCGAAG GATTCTGATGTCAAATTGGGAACTATGATGGGAGTATTTTTGCCATGCTTGCAAAATATATTGGGGATCATATACTACATCCGGTTTACTTG GATTGTTGGTATGGCAGGCATAGGCGGGTCCTTATTTCTTGTGTCTTTCTGCTGCATGTGCACGTTCTTGACAGCTGTGTCGTTAAGTGCAATTGCAACAAATGGTGCAATGAAG GGTGGTGGACCATATTATCTCATCGGTCGTGCTCTCGGTCCAGAAGTCGGTGTCAGCATTGGGCTTTGTTTCTTTCTGGGAACCGCAGTTGCTGCATCTCT CTATGTGTTGGGAGCTGTTGAAACATTCCTTAGTGCTGTGCCAAGTGCTGGGATTTTTTCAG AGACCATTACAAAGGTGAATGGCACAACAGTCAGCCCCATTTACCAACCAAGTGTTCATGATCTACAAATTTATGGGATTGTTGTGACCATCATCCTCTGTTTTATTGTATTTGGTGGTGTGAAGATGATCAACCGGGTTGCACCTGCTTTCCTCATACCGGTTTTGTTCTCAGTGTTCTGCATATTTATTGGAATATTTGCGTCTAGAAAAGACAAGCCTGTTG AGGGAATTACTGGCATGAGTTTAACGACCTTCAAAGACAACTGGAGCTCTGCTTACCAAATGACTAATGAAGCTGGCATACCTGATCCTAATGGATCGGCCTATTGGAGTTTCAA CGCATTGGTTGGCCTTTTCTTTCCTGCTGTAACGGGTATCATGGCTGGTTCAAATCGCTCTGCCTCACTGAAAGATACTCAGCATTCAATCCCTGTTGGAACATTGGCTTCACAACTGACAACCACAGGTCTCTATCTGATCTCAGTTTTGATATTTGGGGCTTTTGCGACAAGAGAAAAGCTTCTGACGGACAG GTTACTTACAGCAACGGTTGCTTGGCCTTTTCCAGTAATAATTTATGTGGGAATTATTCTGTCAACTTTGGGCGCTGCTCTACAGAGTTTGACTGGTGCTCCACGCTTGTTAGCAGCAATTGCAAATGATGATATTCTACCTGTTCTTAATTACTTCAAAGTAGCAGACGGGGGTGAACCGTATATTGCCACTCTCTTTACTGCCTTCATCTGTCTTGGGTGTGTCGTGATTGGGAATCTGGATCTTATCTCTCCCACAATCACCATGTTTTACCTGCTGTGCTATGCGGGTGTGAACTTATCCTGCTTCCTTCTGGACCTTCTTGATGCTCCTAGCTGGCGCCCGCGGTGGAAATTTCACCATTGGAGCCTCTCACTTATCGGAGCAACTATTTGCATAG TGATCATGTTCTTGATCTCCTGGTCATTCACGATTGTATCTCTTGCCCTTGCATGCCTTATTTACAAATATGTGTGCATCAAAGGGAAAGCGGGTGATTGGGGTGATGGTTTCAAGAGTGCTTATTTTCAACTTGCCCTTCGAAGCCTTCGTTCTCTTGGAG CAAATCAGGTGCATGCAAAAAACTGGTATCCTATTCCGTTGATCTTCTGCCGGCCTTGGGGCAAGCTACCGGAGAATGTACCATGTCACCCCAAACTTGCAGATTTTGCAAATTGCGTGAAAAAGAAAGGCCGTGGAATGTCAATCTTTGTCTCTATCCTCGATGGGGACTATCTTGAATGTGCGGAAGATGCCAAAATAGCCTGCCAGCAGCTGAGTACATACATTGAATACAAGCAGTGTGAAGGTGTTGCAGAAGTAGTGGTGGCTCCCGACATGTCGGCTGGCTTCCGTGGCATTGTTCAAACCATGGGCCTTGGAAATCTCAAACCTAACATCGTGGTAATGCGGTACCCTGAAATTTGGCGTCGTGAAAACCTTATAGAAATTCCATCCACCTTTGTCGGAATAATAAACGACTGCATTGTAGCAAATAAGGCAGTTGTAATTGTTAAAGGTCTTGAGGAATGGCCCAATGTATTTCAACGGCAGTTTGGAACAATCGATCTTTATTGGATTGTACGAGATGGAGGTCTGATGTTGCTTCTTTCACAGCTTCTTTTGACAAAGGAGAGCTTTGAGAATTGCAAAATTCAAGTGTTTTGCATAGCGGAAGAGGAAACTGATGCTGAAGGCCTGAAAGGAGATGTAAAAAAGTTTCTATATGATCTTCGTATGCAGGCAGAAGTAATTGTTATAACAATAAAAACATGGGATGCACAAGCAGATGGTGGATCTTCACAGGATGAGTCAATTGAAGCATTTACAGCTGCTCAACGACGTGTTGCTGATTACATGTCAAAGATGAAAGAAACAGCTGAGAAGGAAGGCACTCCTTTAATGGCTGATGGTAAACCTGTAGTTGTGAATGAACAACAGGTTGAGAAGTTTCTTTACACTACCTTGAAGTTGAATTCAACAATGTTAAGATACTCAAGAATGGCTGCTGTTGTACTTGTTAGCTTACCACCACCGCCTCTTCACCACCCATCGTATTTTTATATGGAATACTTGGATCTTTTGGTGGAAAACATTCCTAGGCTTTTAATTGTAAGAGGATACAGGAAAGATGTGGTTACGTTGTTCACTTAA
- the LOC110799930 gene encoding cation-chloride cotransporter 1-like isoform X2 — MCTFLTAVSLSAIATNGAMKGGGPYYLIGRALGPEVGVSIGLCFFLGTAVAASLYVLGAVETFLSAVPSAGIFSETITKVNGTTVSPIYQPSVHDLQIYGIVVTIILCFIVFGGVKMINRVAPAFLIPVLFSVFCIFIGIFASRKDKPVEGITGMSLTTFKDNWSSAYQMTNEAGIPDPNGSAYWSFNALVGLFFPAVTGIMAGSNRSASLKDTQHSIPVGTLASQLTTTGLYLISVLIFGAFATREKLLTDRLLTATVAWPFPVIIYVGIILSTLGAALQSLTGAPRLLAAIANDDILPVLNYFKVADGGEPYIATLFTAFICLGCVVIGNLDLISPTITMFYLLCYAGVNLSCFLLDLLDAPSWRPRWKFHHWSLSLIGATICIVIMFLISWSFTIVSLALACLIYKYVCIKGKAGDWGDGFKSAYFQLALRSLRSLGANQVHAKNWYPIPLIFCRPWGKLPENVPCHPKLADFANCVKKKGRGMSIFVSILDGDYLECAEDAKIACQQLSTYIEYKQCEGVAEVVVAPDMSAGFRGIVQTMGLGNLKPNIVVMRYPEIWRRENLIEIPSTFVGIINDCIVANKAVVIVKGLEEWPNVFQRQFGTIDLYWIVRDGGLMLLLSQLLLTKESFENCKIQVFCIAEEETDAEGLKGDVKKFLYDLRMQAEVIVITIKTWDAQADGGSSQDESIEAFTAAQRRVADYMSKMKETAEKEGTPLMADGKPVVVNEQQVEKFLYTTLKLNSTMLRYSRMAAVVLVSLPPPPLHHPSYFYMEYLDLLVENIPRLLIVRGYRKDVVTLFT, encoded by the exons ATGTGCACGTTCTTGACAGCTGTGTCGTTAAGTGCAATTGCAACAAATGGTGCAATGAAG GGTGGTGGACCATATTATCTCATCGGTCGTGCTCTCGGTCCAGAAGTCGGTGTCAGCATTGGGCTTTGTTTCTTTCTGGGAACCGCAGTTGCTGCATCTCT CTATGTGTTGGGAGCTGTTGAAACATTCCTTAGTGCTGTGCCAAGTGCTGGGATTTTTTCAG AGACCATTACAAAGGTGAATGGCACAACAGTCAGCCCCATTTACCAACCAAGTGTTCATGATCTACAAATTTATGGGATTGTTGTGACCATCATCCTCTGTTTTATTGTATTTGGTGGTGTGAAGATGATCAACCGGGTTGCACCTGCTTTCCTCATACCGGTTTTGTTCTCAGTGTTCTGCATATTTATTGGAATATTTGCGTCTAGAAAAGACAAGCCTGTTG AGGGAATTACTGGCATGAGTTTAACGACCTTCAAAGACAACTGGAGCTCTGCTTACCAAATGACTAATGAAGCTGGCATACCTGATCCTAATGGATCGGCCTATTGGAGTTTCAA CGCATTGGTTGGCCTTTTCTTTCCTGCTGTAACGGGTATCATGGCTGGTTCAAATCGCTCTGCCTCACTGAAAGATACTCAGCATTCAATCCCTGTTGGAACATTGGCTTCACAACTGACAACCACAGGTCTCTATCTGATCTCAGTTTTGATATTTGGGGCTTTTGCGACAAGAGAAAAGCTTCTGACGGACAG GTTACTTACAGCAACGGTTGCTTGGCCTTTTCCAGTAATAATTTATGTGGGAATTATTCTGTCAACTTTGGGCGCTGCTCTACAGAGTTTGACTGGTGCTCCACGCTTGTTAGCAGCAATTGCAAATGATGATATTCTACCTGTTCTTAATTACTTCAAAGTAGCAGACGGGGGTGAACCGTATATTGCCACTCTCTTTACTGCCTTCATCTGTCTTGGGTGTGTCGTGATTGGGAATCTGGATCTTATCTCTCCCACAATCACCATGTTTTACCTGCTGTGCTATGCGGGTGTGAACTTATCCTGCTTCCTTCTGGACCTTCTTGATGCTCCTAGCTGGCGCCCGCGGTGGAAATTTCACCATTGGAGCCTCTCACTTATCGGAGCAACTATTTGCATAG TGATCATGTTCTTGATCTCCTGGTCATTCACGATTGTATCTCTTGCCCTTGCATGCCTTATTTACAAATATGTGTGCATCAAAGGGAAAGCGGGTGATTGGGGTGATGGTTTCAAGAGTGCTTATTTTCAACTTGCCCTTCGAAGCCTTCGTTCTCTTGGAG CAAATCAGGTGCATGCAAAAAACTGGTATCCTATTCCGTTGATCTTCTGCCGGCCTTGGGGCAAGCTACCGGAGAATGTACCATGTCACCCCAAACTTGCAGATTTTGCAAATTGCGTGAAAAAGAAAGGCCGTGGAATGTCAATCTTTGTCTCTATCCTCGATGGGGACTATCTTGAATGTGCGGAAGATGCCAAAATAGCCTGCCAGCAGCTGAGTACATACATTGAATACAAGCAGTGTGAAGGTGTTGCAGAAGTAGTGGTGGCTCCCGACATGTCGGCTGGCTTCCGTGGCATTGTTCAAACCATGGGCCTTGGAAATCTCAAACCTAACATCGTGGTAATGCGGTACCCTGAAATTTGGCGTCGTGAAAACCTTATAGAAATTCCATCCACCTTTGTCGGAATAATAAACGACTGCATTGTAGCAAATAAGGCAGTTGTAATTGTTAAAGGTCTTGAGGAATGGCCCAATGTATTTCAACGGCAGTTTGGAACAATCGATCTTTATTGGATTGTACGAGATGGAGGTCTGATGTTGCTTCTTTCACAGCTTCTTTTGACAAAGGAGAGCTTTGAGAATTGCAAAATTCAAGTGTTTTGCATAGCGGAAGAGGAAACTGATGCTGAAGGCCTGAAAGGAGATGTAAAAAAGTTTCTATATGATCTTCGTATGCAGGCAGAAGTAATTGTTATAACAATAAAAACATGGGATGCACAAGCAGATGGTGGATCTTCACAGGATGAGTCAATTGAAGCATTTACAGCTGCTCAACGACGTGTTGCTGATTACATGTCAAAGATGAAAGAAACAGCTGAGAAGGAAGGCACTCCTTTAATGGCTGATGGTAAACCTGTAGTTGTGAATGAACAACAGGTTGAGAAGTTTCTTTACACTACCTTGAAGTTGAATTCAACAATGTTAAGATACTCAAGAATGGCTGCTGTTGTACTTGTTAGCTTACCACCACCGCCTCTTCACCACCCATCGTATTTTTATATGGAATACTTGGATCTTTTGGTGGAAAACATTCCTAGGCTTTTAATTGTAAGAGGATACAGGAAAGATGTGGTTACGTTGTTCACTTAA